Within the Paraburkholderia flagellata genome, the region GCCAATGTGCGCACTGACGGCTGAAACGGGCACGGTTGCTGCGAGCACCTGAGGCACCGCATAGACGGTCAGTCCCGCCACCGTTCCATACTGCACCGCGTTCAGATGAAGCAACGAGGACAGCGTCGGCAAGCCCAGCACGACCGCCACGCCAAGCACCGCGGTGAACGCGATCGAAGCGGCGACATCGTCACGGCTTGCGCCAATCACCGGAGCGACGGCCGCGATCGCCGAATTTCCGCAGATGGAGTTTCCGCACGCGATCAGCAACGCGAGGCGTTGCGGCAGCCTTAGCGCACGTCCGATACCGTAACTGACCGCAATGGCCACGACGACAGTCACGACGATGCCCAACAGGAGCCGGATGCCCGTCGCTTGCAATGCAGTGGCGCTGAACGACGCGCCGAGCAGCATGACCGAGACCTCCAGCAAGGTTTTTGCGCTAAACGTAATGCCGTTTGTCCAGCGGCTTCCGGGCGTCCATACGCTGCGGACCAGCGTGCCGACCAGGATCGCCAGCACGAGCGATTCGAGCCAGATGTGGCCAAAGACGTGGGCCTGAAAGGTTTGCAATAGCCATGCGATCAAACTCACACCGAGACACAACGCGACGCCAGGCAATAACTCGCGAGAGTAATCGAGGAACATCGAAATCTTGCTACAGCATGCGGGGCGATTCGGCAACAGAGACGACATTTTGACACCCGTGGGTTAAATGGAGCGCCCAGACTAGATGTCGTTCGTCCTGCTGAAAAATACAAAATTGGCAACGCGGCTCTGACTTTTTGTTATGCCACGCCGACTGCCGCGGCTACGCGTTGCCCTCGGATCGATTGTTTTCCACAGGAAACAATCTTGCTCCAGGAAGAGCCTTAAACGGAGCACCGGAGAAGGCTAAGATCGAAGGCGTCGCGAGATCCCCCTGATCATCGGGTTTCGAATCACCATGCCGTGAAGCGACTTCTGCGGGTCGTTGCCCATGAATTTTACTCACCTGTTTGCGTTCTACGAGGTCGCCTGTGCGGGCAGCTTGAGCGGGGGCGCCCAGCGCCTTCGGGTCAGCCAGCCGGCGGTCAGCCGCGAAGTCAAGGAGTTGGAGGAGCGTCTTGGCATAGTGCTGTTCGACAGACTGCCCCGGGGTGTATCGCTCACCCATGCGGGGCAGATTCTGTTCGACTACGCGCAGCGGATTTTCACGCTTGCCGAAGCGGCCCGCTCCGAGCTGAACGAGGTAGCCGGCCTGAGCGCAGGACACCTGAAGATTGGTGCAAGCGCAACTGTTGGCGTGTATCTGGTGCCAGGCATCATTGCCGAATTCAACGCGCGCTACCCGAAGGTCAGCATCGAGCTGACGGTCACCAATACGCAGGAAGTCGCAAGCGGTCTGGGCGACGGCAGTTTCACGCTCGGCTTCATCGAGGGCCCGTACGACGCGGCGCGCCTGAACGCGCAGCATTTTGGCGCCGACGAAATCGTACTTGCAGCCGCAGCGGACAATCGGCAACAAACCGGGCCACTCCTTGCGCGCGATCTCGCGACCCAAGCCGTTATTCTGCGCGAACCGGGATCGGGCACGCGAGCGGTGGTGGAAGATGCGTATCGGCGCGCCGGGCTAGCGATGACGCCTGCGATGTCGGTGAGCGACACGGAGGCTATCAAACGCATGCTGATCGCGCAGCGCGCCTTGGCCTACGTGTCTGCACTCAGTATCCGGGAAGAAGTTGCACGCGGCGCACTGCGCGTGCTCGATGTCGCCGATTTGCGCATCGAGCGGGCGCTGAATCTCGTCTGGCTCAAGGGGCGCTCGCTTGCGCCGAGCGCCCAGGCCTTCTTCGATCTGGCCATTGGGAACGCCGCGAGATCGCACTGAAAGCCGCCTATAATCGTTTCATTGTCGCCGGACAGAAACGATGGCCATGATCGACCTCAATGATCTGTATTACTTTTCGGTCGTGGTCGAGAAGCGTGGCTTTTCCGCTGCGGCAGAGGCAATCGGGGTGCCGAAAGGCACGCTCAGCAAACGTCTGCGCGCCCTCGAGCAGGCGCTGGGCCTGCGCCTCGCGAATCGCACGACGCGCAAGTTTTCGCTGACCGAGGCGGGAACGGACTTTCATGCGCACTGCCTGCGCGTAATGAACGAAGTCCGAAATGCCGAGCAGGCCGCGCAGGCGCGGCTGAGCGAGCCCGTCGGCCGCGTGCGTGTCACTTGCGCGACGGGCATCGTTCGCATGGCGCTCGATGAACTGTTACCGCCGTTTCTCGCCGCGCATCCGAAGATCGATCTCGATCTGCTGACCTCCAGCCGCTACGTCGACATCGTCGAAGAGGGCTACGACATCGCGCTGCGAAGCCACACGGAGCCGTTGCAAAGCTCCACACTGATCGCGCGCCCGGTCGCGCAGACGCGCGTGGTGCTCGTTGCCGGCCCCATGTTCTTTGCGCACGGGCCGCCCGCCGAGCCGTACGAACTGGAAGGCGTAGCCGGCATGCAGTTGACGCGCCGCGACAGCGGCAGCACATGGTTGCTGCATGCATCGGATGGCCGCACCGCGACCGTTTCCTATCATCCACGAATTCGCTGCAACGACGCACCGATCGCGAAACTTGCCGCGAGAGCCGGCCTTGGCGTCGTGGCCCTTCCCGCGCCCATGTGCAAGGCAGAGCTTACCGACGGCCGGCTGGTGCGCGTCTTGCCCGACTGGCACATTCCACGCGGCACGCTCAGTCTCGTCTTCCCCTCCCAACGAGGCATGACACAGGCGATGCGCGCCCTTCTCGACTATCTCGCCGAAGCCCTACCCGCTTTTCTGAACGACTGATCCCCCTTTCATGCCGTCATGCAGTCCCTTGAATGGGACGCGGGGGCATTGCATCGTCACGCACATCGTTTCCCCATGGAAACAGTTTTACGACGTTAGCTGTCTTTTTCGTCATTCGCGTGTTGCCTACGATGACGCTCTTCCAGGAGCAATCAGATGGCACATACGTTGTCTTCTGCCGGGCGGCGCATCGCGCAACGTGCGCGGTCGCTAAACAGCTCGGCGATTCGTGAAATTCTCAAGTTCACCGAACGGCCTCACATGATTTCATTTGCGGGCGGCATGCCGTTGTCTGCCACGTTTGGGCTTCCCGCGCTGCGTGAAGCATCTGTTCGGGCCTCGCACGGCGCCGAAAGCTTCCAGTACAGCACGACGGAAGGCTATGCACCGTTGCGCGAATGGATCGCACGGGAACATTCGGACAGCCAGCATCGCGTCTCGCCTTCGAGCGTGCTGGTGACGAGTGGCTCCCAGCAGGCCTTCGACCTGATCGGCAAGGTGCTCCTCGATCCTCATGCCACCGTGCTGGTGGAGCGACCCACGTACCTCGGCGCACTGCAATCGCTGTCGCTTTACGAACCGGAGTTCGTGAGCGTGCCGATGGACGAACACGGCCTCGTGTCCAAAGCGCTCGAATCGATCGGGCCCGAACGCGCGGCGCTGCTGTATCTGCAGCCCAACTTCCAGAACCCCACTGGCGCACGGCTGTCTTTCCAGCGCCGCAGGAGCATCGCGGAGATCGCGCGCCGCACTGGGCTCATCATCATCGAGGACGATCCCTACGCCGCACTCGCATTCGACGGCAGGCAAGTGCCTTCGATTCATTCGATGGCGCCAGATCACGTGATCTACCTCGGCTCGTTCTCGAAGGTGCTCGCGCCGGGATTGCGGGTCGGCTACATGATCGTGCCGCGCGTGCTGGAGCAGAAGTTCGTGCAGGTCAAGCAGGCCGCCGACCTGCACAGCTCGACGCTCTCGCAGCGCATCGTCTACGAGACCGTGCGCGAGGGCTTTCTTGCCTCGCACGTGCTGCGAATCGCGA harbors:
- a CDS encoding YeiH family protein, translating into MFLDYSRELLPGVALCLGVSLIAWLLQTFQAHVFGHIWLESLVLAILVGTLVRSVWTPGSRWTNGITFSAKTLLEVSVMLLGASFSATALQATGIRLLLGIVVTVVVAIAVSYGIGRALRLPQRLALLIACGNSICGNSAIAAVAPVIGASRDDVAASIAFTAVLGVAVVLGLPTLSSLLHLNAVQYGTVAGLTVYAVPQVLAATVPVSAVSAHIGTLVKLVRVLMLGPVMLLLNTLAPGRNTNPGTPAPRDSASTRANMVRLTRLVPWFIIGFIVLCAVRSAGLIPVLLLQPANLIGSALTVVSMAALGLGTDLRTVAKAGPRVTAAVVLSILSLAFMSLVLIHLLRIA
- a CDS encoding LysR substrate-binding domain-containing protein encodes the protein MAMIDLNDLYYFSVVVEKRGFSAAAEAIGVPKGTLSKRLRALEQALGLRLANRTTRKFSLTEAGTDFHAHCLRVMNEVRNAEQAAQARLSEPVGRVRVTCATGIVRMALDELLPPFLAAHPKIDLDLLTSSRYVDIVEEGYDIALRSHTEPLQSSTLIARPVAQTRVVLVAGPMFFAHGPPAEPYELEGVAGMQLTRRDSGSTWLLHASDGRTATVSYHPRIRCNDAPIAKLAARAGLGVVALPAPMCKAELTDGRLVRVLPDWHIPRGTLSLVFPSQRGMTQAMRALLDYLAEALPAFLND
- a CDS encoding LysR substrate-binding domain-containing protein → MNFTHLFAFYEVACAGSLSGGAQRLRVSQPAVSREVKELEERLGIVLFDRLPRGVSLTHAGQILFDYAQRIFTLAEAARSELNEVAGLSAGHLKIGASATVGVYLVPGIIAEFNARYPKVSIELTVTNTQEVASGLGDGSFTLGFIEGPYDAARLNAQHFGADEIVLAAAADNRQQTGPLLARDLATQAVILREPGSGTRAVVEDAYRRAGLAMTPAMSVSDTEAIKRMLIAQRALAYVSALSIREEVARGALRVLDVADLRIERALNLVWLKGRSLAPSAQAFFDLAIGNAARSH
- a CDS encoding aminotransferase-like domain-containing protein; the encoded protein is MAHTLSSAGRRIAQRARSLNSSAIREILKFTERPHMISFAGGMPLSATFGLPALREASVRASHGAESFQYSTTEGYAPLREWIAREHSDSQHRVSPSSVLVTSGSQQAFDLIGKVLLDPHATVLVERPTYLGALQSLSLYEPEFVSVPMDEHGLVSKALESIGPERAALLYLQPNFQNPTGARLSFQRRRSIAEIARRTGLIIIEDDPYAALAFDGRQVPSIHSMAPDHVIYLGSFSKVLAPGLRVGYMIVPRVLEQKFVQVKQAADLHSSTLSQRIVYETVREGFLASHVLRIASLYREQCEAMLSALDRHMPPGVRWNVPEGGMFVWLALPEGIDSEALLKDALAVKVAFVPGAPFFARDSLHHYIRLSFATAAPEQIDLGIERLAALINAYSRVLTPYLATDLHR